A region from the Vicia villosa cultivar HV-30 ecotype Madison, WI linkage group LG3, Vvil1.0, whole genome shotgun sequence genome encodes:
- the LOC131659697 gene encoding uncharacterized protein LOC131659697: MKLWRWLENMLNLSFYIAGWLDIWRLMGIDGAVQCKIVNKVAVVSLINSIWKAQNMVRFHNNFILFSSSIASILAYVSSVGNAVSIGSHIGMEEFFILKKFQICITPPRAPKIREMLWQLPPRGWFKINCDGAATPISSACGGTSNSLIAELSGAMQAIEFAHEKNWRKVWLETDSMAVVKAFNPLFTVPWIIRNRWINCIHLVSHWNFVVSHIFREWNSCADALANFGLSVTDSTHFTSIPLFLRTDFVKNRLGYTQLNYHFFVASCNGILCIGDVSKGLVLLWNPSIRKINELPHFISLRGRSSIQTSVVKVYALGTNSWKSIPNIPFVNLSIGSSGKFVSGTINWLAYMDSEQEIARLTVSFDLGKSLFMRFCFPTLEG; this comes from the exons ATGAAGTTATGGAGATGGTTGGAAAATATGTTGAACCTGTCATTTTATATTGCGGGTTGGTTAGACATTTGGAGATTAATGGGTATAGATGGTGCAGTTCAGTGCAAGATTGTTAACAAAGTGGCGGTTGTTAGTCTTATCAACTCGATTTGGAAAGCTCAGAATATGGTTAGATTTcacaataattttattttattttcatcttcGATTGCTTCCATTTTGGCTTATGTTTCTTCTGTTGGGAATGCGGTGAGTATAGGCTCGCATATTGGTATGGAGGAATTTTTTATTCTCAAGAAATTTCAGATTTGTATCACGCCTCCGAGAGCTCCTAAGATCCGAGAGATGCTTTGGCAGCTCCCTCCGAGGGGATGGTTTAAGATAAATTGTGACGGTGCTGCTACTCCTATATCGTCAGCTTGTGGGG GTACTTCTAATTCTCTCATCGCCGAACTCTCGGGTGCTATGCAAGCAATTGAGTTCGCTCATGAGAAGAATTGGCGCAAAGTTTGGTTGGAAACAGATTCAATGGCAGTGGTTAAAGCATTTAACCCTTTGTTTACTGTTCCTTGGATCATTAGAAATAGATGGATTAATTGTATTCACTTAGTTTCTCATTGGAATTTTGTAGTGTCTCATATATTTAGAGAATGGAATAGCTGTGCAGATGCCCTTGCTAATTTTGGTTTATCAGTCACTGATTCTACTCATTTTACTTCTATTCCTTTATTTTTAAGGAcggattttgtaaagaataggctcG GTTATACTCAACTCAATTACCATTTCTTTGTTGCCTCTTGCAATGGCATACTTTGTATTGGTGATGTTTCTAAAGGCTTAGTTTTGTTGTGGAACCCTTCCATTAGAAAAATCAATGAGTTACCCCATTTCATATCCCTCCG TGGTCGTTCTTCTATTCAAACATCAGTGGTTAAGGTTTATGCTTTGGGTACCAATTCTTGGAAAAGCATTCCGAATATTCCTTTTGTTAATCTCTCTATTGGGAGCTCTGGAAAATTTGTGAGTGGCACAATTAATTGGCTGGCCTATATGGATTCCGAACAAGAAATTGCAAGATTAACTGTTTCTTTTGATTTGGGAAAGAGTCTTTTCATGAGATTTTGCTTCCCGACCTTGGAGGGGTAG